The following proteins come from a genomic window of Campylobacter coli 76339:
- a CDS encoding putative integral membrane protein (dedA homolog) — MQEIIHFIIETASDWGYLGIIILMTLESCFIPFPSEIVMIPAGYLAHKGELDIVFCILSGVLGSVLGALINYYICFFWGKKFVLRWGKYFGINEAKFAKFEDFFNKHGEFSTFTCRLLPGIRQYISMPAGLVKMKLVNFVLFTALGSAIWVSILAFLGYYIGENEELIKAYLTQILIAIVIFIILASLIYIKIKKPFAKKA, encoded by the coding sequence ATGCAAGAAATCATTCATTTTATTATCGAAACTGCTAGCGATTGGGGATATTTAGGCATTATTATTTTAATGACTTTAGAGAGTTGTTTTATACCTTTTCCAAGTGAAATCGTGATGATTCCAGCAGGATATTTAGCACATAAGGGTGAGCTTGATATAGTTTTTTGTATATTAAGTGGGGTTTTGGGCTCTGTTTTAGGGGCTTTGATTAATTATTATATTTGCTTTTTTTGGGGTAAAAAATTCGTACTTAGATGGGGTAAATATTTTGGTATTAATGAAGCTAAATTTGCAAAATTTGAAGATTTCTTTAATAAACATGGAGAATTTTCCACCTTTACTTGTAGGCTTTTACCAGGAATTCGTCAGTATATTTCCATGCCTGCGGGTTTGGTTAAAATGAAACTTGTTAATTTTGTGCTTTTTACTGCGCTAGGTAGTGCTATTTGGGTAAGTATACTTGCATTTTTGGGTTATTATATAGGAGAAAATGAAGAACTGATTAAAGCTTATCTGACTCAAATTCTTATTGCTATAGTTATTTTTATAATTTTGGCAAGTTTAATTTATATAAAAATAAAAAAGCCTTTTGCTAAAAAGGCTTAA
- a CDS encoding L-lactate dehydrogenase produces MSKIGIVGLGFVGAASAYNIVVQNICSELYLYDIKQDLALAHARDLEDMSAIHSSYTRIIHATNLEKLASCDIIILAFRKENLKELPSRLVELQNNITELKNIVLSLKHANFKGKYIVATNPNDTITYYTQILSSLPKNHVFGSGTNLDSSRLKKILAKDLNLNPKDITAYMIGEHGDSQFAALSTASVLGQNLLTFCDKIGKKLDIENIEKAVVDEGYFIYKRKGRTEFGIGTSCANLAKAVLEDRKSLHPVSVVFDDLAFSLPTIIGKNGVEKIFELDFNDREKMKLENSKLQIKNAIQSVSDKI; encoded by the coding sequence ATGTCAAAAATCGGTATTGTGGGTTTAGGTTTTGTAGGTGCAGCAAGTGCTTATAATATTGTTGTGCAAAATATTTGCTCCGAACTTTATTTATATGATATCAAACAAGATTTAGCCTTAGCACACGCAAGAGATTTAGAAGATATGTCTGCGATTCATTCTTCTTACACAAGAATAATTCATGCTACAAATTTAGAAAAACTGGCAAGTTGTGATATTATCATCCTAGCTTTCAGAAAAGAAAATTTAAAAGAATTACCAAGTCGTTTGGTCGAGCTTCAAAACAATATTACCGAGCTCAAAAATATTGTTTTAAGTTTAAAACATGCAAATTTTAAGGGTAAATATATCGTTGCTACAAATCCAAACGATACAATTACTTACTATACTCAAATTCTAAGCTCTTTACCTAAAAACCATGTTTTTGGAAGTGGAACCAATCTTGATAGTTCTAGGCTTAAAAAAATTCTAGCCAAAGATTTAAATCTTAATCCTAAAGATATCACCGCTTATATGATAGGAGAACATGGGGATTCACAATTTGCCGCCCTTTCTACTGCTAGCGTTTTGGGGCAAAATTTACTAACATTTTGCGATAAGATAGGTAAAAAATTAGATATAGAAAATATCGAAAAAGCAGTTGTTGATGAGGGGTATTTTATCTATAAACGCAAAGGAAGAACCGAATTTGGCATAGGAACTTCTTGTGCAAATTTAGCTAAAGCTGTTTTAGAAGATAGAAAAAGCTTACATCCTGTAAGCGTGGTTTTTGATGATTTAGCATTTTCATTGCCCACTATCATAGGAAAAAATGGAGTGGAAAAAATCTTTGAATTAGATTTTAATGACAGAGAAAAGATGAAGCTAGAAAATTCAAAACTGCAAATTAAAAATGCTATACAAAGTGTAAGCGATAAAATTTAA
- a CDS encoding Spermidine export protein MdtI: MYIAIIILSAFLDIVANLLLKKSDGFRHKSWGIAAIISAILAFFLLSFSLKYVPLSIAYSTWGAIGIIGTCLGGWILYREKLNKIGILGIIIVIIAVFLLNH, from the coding sequence ATGTATATAGCAATTATAATTTTATCAGCATTCTTAGACATCGTTGCAAATTTATTATTAAAAAAATCTGATGGTTTTAGACATAAATCTTGGGGTATAGCTGCAATCATCAGCGCTATACTAGCCTTTTTTCTACTTTCTTTTTCTTTAAAATATGTTCCATTAAGTATAGCTTATTCAACTTGGGGTGCTATAGGAATCATAGGAACTTGTCTTGGTGGGTGGATTTTATATAGAGAAAAATTAAACAAAATAGGAATTTTAGGTATTATTATTGTAATTATAGCAGTATTTTTACTCAATCATTAA
- a CDS encoding Spermidine export protein MdtJ, protein MNLIKKELFIAWFFLISAIVFEVLGTSFLKMDNLILAYGFMAIFIAFSYFFMGKAIKKIQVGIAYAVWELLGIILILLVSFILFKESLTSTQMLGIALSIIGIILINIGEVKE, encoded by the coding sequence TTGAATTTAATAAAAAAAGAACTCTTTATAGCTTGGTTCTTTCTTATCAGTGCGATTGTTTTTGAAGTTTTAGGTACAAGTTTTTTAAAAATGGATAATCTTATTTTAGCCTATGGTTTTATGGCTATTTTTATAGCTTTTTCTTATTTCTTTATGGGAAAGGCGATTAAAAAAATTCAAGTAGGAATTGCTTATGCCGTGTGGGAACTTTTAGGCATTATTCTTATACTTTTAGTTTCTTTTATACTTTTTAAAGAAAGCTTAACTTCAACTCAAATGTTAGGCATTGCTCTTTCCATCATCGGGATCATCCTAATCAATATAGGAGAGGTTAAAGAATAA
- a CDS encoding Peptidyl-prolyl cis-trans isomerase, giving the protein MLKTIDTSKVNEYKFALVETEKGTMKLELFGDEAPQTVCNFANLANEGFYKDLNFHRVIPNFVIQGGCPHGNGIGGPGYEIVCECDDQAHKHQRGTLSMAHAGRDTGGSQFFICHSPQPHLDGVHTVFGQINPEDKESLEVLDSIRQGDKIIDIKICDKI; this is encoded by the coding sequence ATGTTAAAAACAATTGATACAAGTAAGGTTAATGAGTATAAATTTGCCCTTGTGGAAACTGAAAAAGGTACAATGAAATTAGAACTTTTTGGTGATGAAGCTCCACAAACTGTTTGTAATTTTGCAAATTTGGCAAATGAGGGTTTTTATAAGGATTTAAATTTTCATCGCGTGATTCCCAATTTTGTGATTCAAGGGGGTTGTCCACACGGTAATGGTATAGGTGGACCTGGATATGAGATTGTTTGTGAGTGTGATGATCAAGCACATAAACACCAACGCGGGACTTTATCTATGGCGCATGCAGGACGCGATACAGGTGGATCTCAATTTTTCATTTGTCACAGTCCACAGCCTCATTTAGATGGAGTTCATACTGTTTTTGGACAAATTAATCCTGAAGATAAAGAAAGCTTAGAAGTGCTAGATTCTATTCGTCAGGGTGATAAAATCATCGATATTAAAATCTGTGATAAAATTTAA